From one Marinobacter sp. LV10MA510-1 genomic stretch:
- a CDS encoding pilus assembly protein: MKKLTAQTYIRARVNKLTTFGASLLLSMCTMQSALAQVNIAQIPLFLKTSVDSNLVFIFDDSGSMGWEYMPDSIGGDLGLFPGGPHNWSGGTLRVGNFWYYSSRVNAIYYDPDTEYALPHKPDGSGRFPNSNFNAAWKNGFSETGSVNLSIRFPTHRFTFEDSAFYYRFNSSPGCEAAPKNNNCYDLVFLADENTEQQQNFANWYSFYSLRDLASKSGITEAFFDLPENIRLGYGAININNRTIDGVGNTNTLVSGVRPYNAAHRQQFLTWLQNKSVSGGTPLRTALKDVGNYYSRTDSRGPWGATPGTSDNTADIECRQSFSLIMTDSIWNGSTPGDVLEADAVAAIASGEMINWPQPGSDRNPQNIDDLLHAAINGRGGYASAQNPKEFTAEIQGFLGGVIARAQTSASAAAVSSAVLRTDALGFFAGFRSEDWSGTLTGFNFNLGTEIWDAETVLENTLPADRTLITYNRSAGVKLAFTSATSLSNLSQAQQDALNADPTLAASQDNLGPNRLAWLHGDNSAHSTFRDRQRQDAGGATVTRLLGDVINANPQFVGTTNYGFRRLSGTEGSSYGAFRSTTTYRERTAALYVPANDGILHAFDSETGGELFGYIPSELLLPTGSNSYARISELMNPIYTHKYLMDGTPRIQDAYFDKDGDGSKEWRTVLLGTMGNGGKTVFALDITEPDSFSPSDDVLWEFQHTNLGYGVTDPQIARLDSGKWVAIFGNGYNGGSNQSSLFVVDLESGALLKELQTGVGSAASPNGFASATITSFPESDAVMRYAYGGDLLGNLWRFNITGQVSAWSTTKIFSAISPAGNTQPITVAPRAALNPNNNDELVIAFGTGSFLRSGDEGDYDIQSLYVIKDDLSTSTLLRTNLLAQTIVEQTDVVIDRALDDGTNSFTVRDTSANTLTDEKGWYLDLVYNASQEGERVISRATFPFGVNPDRVRFTTVIPDSDPCGSGRTGFIVDLKLTSGAPSDTPVFDLNSDGIFNTADITGGFAASGIQVGYGGENRTIATQSGEAEVVIPGTDPRQLSAENPCEDGPCVRSLNSNTGRQTWEQLR; encoded by the coding sequence GTGAAAAAACTTACAGCACAGACATATATCCGGGCGCGTGTTAACAAACTGACCACCTTTGGGGCCAGCCTGTTGCTCTCCATGTGCACGATGCAGTCCGCGTTGGCGCAGGTAAACATTGCGCAAATACCACTTTTTCTGAAAACGTCGGTGGACTCGAATCTTGTTTTTATTTTTGACGATTCGGGGTCTATGGGCTGGGAATACATGCCTGACTCTATCGGCGGGGACCTTGGTCTTTTCCCCGGTGGCCCACATAATTGGTCAGGCGGTACGTTACGCGTTGGTAATTTCTGGTACTACAGCAGCCGAGTAAATGCGATCTATTACGATCCTGACACCGAGTATGCCCTCCCCCACAAGCCGGACGGTTCCGGACGTTTCCCGAATTCCAACTTTAATGCCGCGTGGAAAAATGGCTTCAGCGAAACCGGATCGGTCAATTTGAGCATACGTTTCCCAACCCATCGTTTTACGTTTGAAGACAGTGCTTTTTACTATCGGTTCAACAGTTCACCTGGATGCGAGGCTGCACCAAAGAATAACAATTGTTACGACCTTGTATTCCTGGCGGACGAGAACACAGAGCAGCAACAAAACTTTGCAAACTGGTACTCCTTCTACAGCCTCCGCGATTTGGCGTCAAAATCTGGTATCACTGAGGCCTTTTTTGACCTTCCAGAAAACATTCGCCTTGGCTACGGCGCTATTAACATTAACAACAGAACCATCGATGGCGTGGGTAACACAAATACGCTGGTCAGCGGCGTCCGTCCATACAACGCCGCCCACCGCCAGCAATTCCTGACTTGGTTGCAAAACAAAAGTGTTTCCGGCGGCACGCCACTCAGAACAGCACTCAAAGATGTGGGTAACTACTACTCACGCACTGATAGTCGAGGCCCGTGGGGAGCCACTCCCGGCACCAGCGACAACACCGCTGATATCGAATGCCGTCAGAGCTTCTCTCTTATAATGACCGACAGCATCTGGAATGGCAGCACTCCTGGTGACGTTCTAGAAGCAGACGCTGTTGCGGCCATTGCATCGGGAGAAATGATTAATTGGCCACAGCCAGGCTCTGATCGAAACCCTCAAAACATCGACGACCTGCTTCACGCAGCCATTAACGGTCGTGGCGGCTATGCAAGTGCTCAAAACCCGAAGGAGTTCACCGCTGAAATTCAGGGTTTCCTAGGAGGCGTTATTGCCCGCGCCCAGACCTCCGCCTCTGCAGCAGCAGTCAGCTCAGCGGTACTTCGCACGGACGCGCTTGGCTTTTTTGCCGGTTTCCGCAGTGAAGATTGGTCGGGAACATTAACTGGCTTTAATTTCAACCTGGGGACCGAAATCTGGGATGCAGAGACAGTTCTTGAAAATACGCTTCCTGCAGATCGCACACTAATAACCTATAACAGAAGCGCAGGGGTAAAGCTGGCGTTTACCTCAGCAACCTCACTCAGCAACCTCTCTCAGGCACAGCAGGATGCGCTTAACGCTGACCCAACCCTGGCAGCAAGTCAGGACAATCTTGGCCCCAACCGCCTTGCCTGGTTACACGGTGACAACTCGGCACACTCAACATTTCGCGACAGACAAAGACAGGATGCGGGCGGCGCGACAGTTACTCGTCTTTTAGGCGATGTCATCAACGCTAACCCACAGTTCGTGGGCACCACCAACTACGGGTTCAGGCGTTTGAGTGGCACTGAGGGTTCCAGCTATGGCGCGTTTCGCTCCACTACGACCTATCGAGAGCGAACCGCTGCACTTTATGTTCCGGCTAACGACGGCATTCTTCATGCGTTTGACAGTGAAACCGGTGGAGAGCTCTTTGGTTACATCCCCTCCGAGCTTCTGCTGCCCACTGGGTCAAACAGTTATGCCCGCATTTCAGAGCTGATGAATCCCATCTACACCCACAAATATCTTATGGACGGTACTCCCCGGATTCAAGACGCCTATTTCGACAAAGACGGAGACGGTTCCAAGGAATGGCGCACGGTACTTCTCGGCACAATGGGTAACGGTGGCAAAACGGTTTTTGCGCTTGATATCACAGAGCCAGATTCGTTCTCGCCATCAGATGATGTGCTCTGGGAGTTTCAGCATACAAATCTCGGTTATGGCGTAACAGACCCTCAAATTGCGCGACTGGACAGCGGAAAATGGGTAGCCATTTTTGGCAACGGATATAACGGCGGAAGCAACCAGTCGAGTCTCTTTGTTGTTGATCTTGAATCGGGCGCTCTGTTAAAAGAACTTCAGACCGGCGTAGGCAGCGCAGCAAGCCCGAATGGGTTCGCTTCTGCAACCATAACGAGTTTTCCTGAGTCAGATGCAGTCATGCGCTATGCGTACGGCGGCGATTTACTCGGTAATCTTTGGCGTTTCAATATAACCGGCCAGGTAAGTGCGTGGTCCACCACCAAGATATTCAGTGCTATCAGTCCTGCTGGCAATACTCAGCCCATCACCGTTGCTCCGCGGGCAGCTCTGAATCCGAACAATAATGATGAACTGGTTATCGCGTTCGGAACCGGCAGTTTCCTTCGCAGCGGTGACGAAGGCGATTACGACATCCAGAGCCTTTATGTCATCAAAGACGACCTGTCTACCTCTACATTACTCAGAACAAACCTTCTGGCGCAAACCATAGTCGAGCAAACCGATGTCGTGATCGACCGGGCCTTGGATGATGGCACTAATAGCTTTACCGTCCGTGATACCTCTGCCAACACGCTAACCGACGAGAAAGGTTGGTATCTCGATCTTGTCTATAACGCTTCGCAAGAGGGCGAGCGGGTGATAAGCAGGGCGACATTCCCGTTTGGCGTAAACCCGGATCGGGTCCGCTTCACCACCGTCATCCCCGATAGCGACCCCTGCGGTAGTGGTCGGACCGGCTTTATTGTGGACTTAAAACTCACATCAGGAGCGCCTTCTGACACGCCAGTGTTTGATCTCAACAGCGACGGCATATTCAATACGGCGGACATTACGGGCGGCTTTGCAGCAAGCGGCATACAAGTTGGTTATGGTGGTGAAAACCGCACCATTGCGACTCAAAGTGGTGAGGCAGAAGTTGTTATTCCGGGCACGGATCCCAGGCAGCTTTCTGCTGAAAACCCATGTGAGGATGGCCCCTGCGTACGCTCTCTGAATTCGAACACTGGACGACAAACCTGGGAGCAGCTTCGCTAG
- the lspA gene encoding signal peptidase II, translating into MGSTMAKSGDSGKSGAGKLKWLWLTVLVIALDLGTKAVATAMLSYGSPVPVMPFFNFTLLHNTGAAFSFLAGAAGWQRWFFVILALVVSVVLVLWMRKLERHETWSAIAFALILGGALGNVYDRVVHGYVVDFLHFYWQNWHFPAFNLADTAITIGAAMIILDTFRKPADADKKGD; encoded by the coding sequence ATGGGCTCTACCATGGCAAAATCCGGCGATAGCGGCAAATCCGGCGCGGGCAAACTGAAGTGGTTGTGGCTGACGGTGCTGGTGATCGCATTGGATCTGGGCACCAAGGCAGTGGCCACTGCCATGCTCAGTTACGGCAGCCCGGTACCGGTGATGCCGTTTTTCAATTTTACTCTGCTGCACAACACCGGTGCCGCCTTCAGTTTTTTAGCCGGTGCCGCCGGCTGGCAGCGCTGGTTTTTTGTGATCCTGGCGCTGGTGGTTAGCGTAGTGCTGGTGCTATGGATGAGAAAGCTGGAGCGCCATGAAACCTGGTCTGCCATTGCTTTTGCGCTGATTCTTGGTGGCGCCCTGGGCAATGTGTACGACAGGGTGGTACATGGCTACGTGGTGGATTTCCTCCATTTTTATTGGCAGAACTGGCATTTCCCGGCCTTTAATCTGGCCGACACCGCCATCACCATTGGTGCTGCTATGATCATACTCGACACGTTTCGCAAACCCGCCGATGCGGACAAAAAAGGCGACTGA
- the ispH gene encoding 4-hydroxy-3-methylbut-2-enyl diphosphate reductase, translated as MQIRLANPRGFCAGVDRAIDIVNRALDVFGAPIYVRHEVVHNKFVVDNLRKRGAIFVEELSEVPDDKLVIFSAHGVSQAVHKEAADRGLKVFDATCPLVTKVHIEVMRYSRDGSECVLIGHHGHPEVEGTMGQYNFANGGDIYLVENEADVAKLNVKNPEKLAYVTQTTLSMDDTARVIDALRAKFPKIEGPRKDDICYATQNRQDAVKQMADECDLMLVVGSPNSSNSNRLRELAERMGTPAYLIDEAAQIDPTWLDGKKSIGVTAGASAPEVLVSAVIARLRELGGEVPQEIAGREENIVFSMPKELRIDAIELN; from the coding sequence ATGCAAATTCGTCTGGCAAACCCCCGTGGATTCTGCGCCGGTGTCGACCGCGCCATTGATATTGTTAACCGTGCTCTGGACGTGTTTGGCGCGCCTATTTATGTGCGCCATGAAGTGGTGCACAACAAATTCGTGGTAGACAACCTGCGCAAGCGCGGCGCCATTTTCGTGGAAGAACTGAGCGAAGTGCCAGACGACAAGCTGGTGATTTTTAGCGCCCACGGCGTGTCCCAGGCGGTGCACAAAGAGGCAGCCGACCGTGGCCTGAAAGTCTTTGACGCGACCTGCCCACTGGTCACCAAAGTGCACATCGAAGTCATGCGTTACAGCCGTGACGGCAGCGAGTGCGTGCTGATTGGCCACCATGGCCACCCCGAAGTGGAAGGCACCATGGGCCAGTACAACTTCGCCAACGGCGGCGATATCTACCTAGTGGAAAACGAAGCCGACGTAGCAAAGCTGAACGTTAAAAACCCCGAAAAGCTGGCCTATGTCACCCAAACCACCTTGTCGATGGATGACACGGCCCGTGTAATCGACGCCCTGCGGGCCAAGTTCCCGAAGATTGAAGGGCCGCGAAAAGACGACATCTGCTACGCCACCCAGAATCGCCAGGACGCCGTCAAACAAATGGCCGACGAGTGCGACCTGATGCTGGTGGTGGGCTCCCCCAACAGCTCCAACTCCAACCGCCTGCGCGAACTGGCGGAGCGCATGGGCACACCGGCCTACCTGATTGACGAAGCCGCACAAATTGATCCCACCTGGCTAGACGGCAAAAAATCTATAGGCGTAACCGCCGGCGCTTCCGCCCCGGAAGTACTGGTAAGCGCCGTGATCGCCCGCCTGCGGGAACTGGGTGGTGAAGTGCCGCAAGAGATTGCCGGGCGTGAGGAGAATATTGTGTTTTCTATGCCGAAAGAGTTGAGAATCGATGCCATCGAATTAAACTGA
- a CDS encoding FKBP-type peptidyl-prolyl cis-trans isomerase, whose product MKELPVDKGTRVTLHFALKFDSGEVVDTTFDKNPATLDIGDESLPANFEAYLMGMVAGDKASYQVPPEKAFGQRNPNNLQLMKRHVFGADMVLEPGVVVSFADARKQELPGTISRVEGDEVEVDFNHPLSGRTLTFDVEIIDVEPVGPAH is encoded by the coding sequence ATGAAAGAACTTCCTGTAGACAAAGGCACCCGGGTTACCCTGCATTTCGCGTTGAAATTCGACAGCGGCGAAGTGGTTGACACCACCTTCGACAAAAACCCGGCTACCCTGGATATTGGCGATGAAAGTTTGCCAGCGAATTTTGAAGCTTATTTGATGGGCATGGTAGCCGGTGACAAGGCCAGCTACCAGGTGCCACCGGAAAAAGCCTTTGGCCAGCGCAACCCCAACAACTTACAGTTGATGAAGCGCCATGTGTTCGGCGCCGACATGGTGCTGGAGCCAGGTGTGGTGGTCTCCTTTGCCGACGCGCGTAAGCAAGAGCTGCCGGGTACCATCAGCCGGGTAGAGGGCGATGAAGTAGAAGTGGACTTCAATCACCCGTTGTCTGGGCGTACACTGACTTTTGATGTAGAAATTATAGACGTAGAGCCGGTAGGCCCTGCGCACTGA
- the ribF gene encoding bifunctional riboflavin kinase/FAD synthetase gives MRLIRGLTNLKMLSRSGEGPLARGCVATVGNFDGVHRGHQAILEQVKTQAEKHNLPSVVVIFEPQPQEFFRGVDAPPRLTGFRQKVEALRGQGIDAVLCLRFDEQFRQFSAWGFVDSLLIQGLAVKHLVVGDDFRFGCDRSGDFKFLQKVGADAGFTVESTRTVVIEGDRVSSTRIRKLLADNQLDSAEHLLGWKYHIAGRIVYGRQLGREIGAPTANIRLAQIPALQGVYVVKARLADSSEHDGIANIGLRPTVDGKHPALEVHLFDYAGTLYGQRLEVTFRHGLRDEVRFESVDALKTQIAKDFSSARRWLAESLAQNLAANHTTNTD, from the coding sequence ATGCGCTTGATTCGCGGCCTGACTAACCTGAAAATGCTGTCGCGATCGGGCGAAGGCCCACTGGCGCGTGGCTGCGTGGCTACCGTGGGCAACTTTGACGGCGTGCACCGCGGCCATCAGGCGATTCTGGAGCAGGTAAAAACACAAGCCGAAAAGCATAACTTGCCCTCGGTTGTGGTGATTTTTGAACCCCAGCCCCAAGAGTTCTTTCGTGGTGTGGATGCGCCGCCGCGACTGACCGGTTTCCGCCAGAAAGTGGAAGCTTTGCGGGGGCAGGGTATCGATGCAGTGCTTTGCCTGCGTTTTGACGAGCAGTTCCGCCAGTTTTCGGCCTGGGGCTTTGTGGATAGCCTACTGATTCAGGGCCTGGCGGTGAAACACCTGGTGGTGGGCGACGACTTCCGTTTTGGTTGTGACCGCTCCGGTGATTTTAAATTTTTGCAAAAAGTGGGCGCCGACGCCGGCTTTACGGTTGAAAGCACCCGCACCGTAGTGATCGAGGGCGACCGCGTTAGCAGCACCCGCATCCGTAAACTGCTGGCTGACAATCAGCTGGATAGCGCCGAGCATTTACTGGGGTGGAAATATCACATTGCTGGCCGCATTGTTTATGGGCGCCAGCTGGGGCGAGAGATTGGTGCGCCAACGGCGAATATCCGCCTGGCCCAAATACCCGCCTTGCAGGGTGTTTACGTGGTAAAGGCCAGGTTGGCCGACAGCAGCGAGCACGACGGCATTGCCAATATTGGCTTGCGGCCGACCGTCGACGGCAAACACCCGGCGCTGGAAGTGCACCTGTTTGATTACGCCGGCACGCTGTACGGCCAGAGGCTTGAGGTCACCTTTCGCCATGGCCTGCGTGATGAAGTCCGCTTTGAATCGGTGGACGCCCTGAAAACCCAGATTGCCAAAGATTTCAGCAGCGCCCGGCGCTGGCTTGCTGAGAGCCTAGCTCAGAACCTTGCTGCGAATCACACTACGAATACAGACTGA
- a CDS encoding type IV pilin protein, whose protein sequence is MKTQSQTGFTLIELMIVVAIIGIIAAIAFPSYQSQVKKTRQTTAKSDLLELSQWMERRYSNGFDYRDTTNTPPDNPTLPFVQSPQNGTAFYNISFSADVTQGAFTLQAVPTGGQANDDCGTLTLDEQGDRGAAMAGCW, encoded by the coding sequence TTGAAGACTCAAAGTCAAACTGGTTTTACGCTGATTGAACTGATGATTGTCGTTGCGATTATTGGCATAATCGCCGCGATCGCGTTTCCTTCTTATCAGAGCCAGGTTAAGAAGACACGTCAGACCACGGCAAAGTCCGACCTTTTGGAGCTGTCACAGTGGATGGAGCGGCGCTATTCGAACGGGTTTGACTACAGAGATACTACAAATACCCCTCCAGACAATCCTACTTTGCCCTTTGTTCAATCACCACAGAATGGGACCGCCTTTTACAACATCAGCTTCTCTGCTGATGTTACTCAGGGTGCCTTCACTCTCCAGGCCGTGCCAACGGGAGGTCAGGCAAATGACGACTGTGGTACTCTCACACTTGACGAACAAGGTGATCGCGGTGCGGCTATGGCAGGATGCTGGTAA
- the ileS gene encoding isoleucine--tRNA ligase yields the protein MSDYKHTLNLPETAFPMRGNLANREPEMLKRWQDLNVYANLREQRAGRNKFILHDGPPYANGSIHIGHAVNKILKDMIVKSRGFMGFDAPYVPGWDCHGLPIEHKVEQKIGKAGVKVDYKTFRQACRDYATKQIAGQKADFIRLGVMGEWDKPYLTMDPKVEAGIVRALGKIVDKGHLVRGYRPVYWSVVGQSALAEAEVEYQDKTSTQIDVRFTAVDQAKALSLFNTSAGEGDVSVVIWTTTPWTIPANQAVSLGAELDYALVQTDVGAGPERMILASAMVEVVMARWDVTGYQVLAQCTGAQLEHLALQHPVYDKQVPVILGDHVSTDAGTGAVHTAPDHGMEDFVVGKIYGIGTLNMVQADGTYTSATGEFAGVHVYKADDPVCDALTREGKLVRKEKFRHSFPHCWRTKTPLIYRATPQWFISMEKENLRADALEAIKGVRWVPTWGQNRIEAMVGQSPDWCVSRQRTWGVPITLFIHKETQDLHPNTQSLVEKVAQAIEIDGIDAWYDLDARELLGDDADHYEKVLDTLDVWFDSGVTHESVLRVREELGQFPADLYLEGSDQHRGWFQSSLKTSIAINGVAPYKQVLTHGFTVDGKGYKMSKSLGNVIAPQEVTNDLGADILRLWVAATDYSGEMTVSKDILRQSADGYRRIRNTARFLMSNLTGFEPAKHTVAPADMMALDRWMVDRALQLQSEIQEDYENYAFLRIYQKVYNFCESTLGGFYLDIIKDRQYTTQADSLARRSCQTALYHVAEALVRWIAPILSFTADEIWQHLPGERGDTVFYETWYQGLSEMPQSVELGRNYWRDIFAVKEAVNKRLEDARKQGVIKGSLSAEVTLFCDGELAEKLKHLGEELRFVLITSEADVKPVSEAVDAEQTGYEGLWVQVRPASNTKCERCWHHRADVGSHAEHPDLCGRCVTNVYGPGETRAFA from the coding sequence ATGAGCGACTACAAGCACACTCTGAATCTGCCGGAAACCGCTTTTCCCATGCGCGGTAACCTGGCCAACCGCGAGCCTGAAATGCTCAAGCGCTGGCAGGACCTGAACGTTTACGCCAACTTGCGCGAACAGCGCGCCGGGCGTAACAAGTTCATTCTTCACGATGGCCCTCCTTACGCCAACGGCAGCATTCACATTGGGCACGCGGTTAACAAAATTCTGAAGGACATGATTGTAAAGTCCCGCGGTTTCATGGGCTTTGATGCGCCTTACGTGCCCGGTTGGGACTGCCACGGCCTGCCTATCGAGCACAAAGTAGAGCAGAAAATCGGCAAAGCCGGTGTGAAGGTCGATTACAAAACCTTCCGCCAGGCCTGCCGCGATTACGCCACCAAGCAGATTGCCGGACAGAAAGCCGACTTTATTCGCCTGGGCGTGATGGGTGAGTGGGACAAGCCCTACCTGACCATGGATCCGAAAGTAGAAGCGGGCATTGTGCGCGCGCTGGGTAAAATTGTGGACAAAGGCCATCTGGTGCGCGGCTACAGGCCTGTCTACTGGAGCGTGGTAGGGCAGTCGGCTCTGGCCGAAGCGGAAGTAGAGTACCAGGACAAGACCTCTACTCAGATCGACGTGCGTTTTACCGCAGTGGATCAAGCCAAAGCCCTGTCGCTGTTCAATACCAGCGCCGGTGAAGGCGATGTGTCCGTCGTCATCTGGACAACCACGCCCTGGACCATTCCCGCCAACCAGGCGGTGTCATTGGGCGCTGAATTGGATTACGCGCTGGTGCAAACCGATGTGGGTGCCGGCCCCGAGCGCATGATTCTGGCCAGCGCTATGGTAGAGGTCGTTATGGCGCGCTGGGATGTGACCGGTTACCAGGTGCTGGCACAATGCACCGGTGCCCAGCTGGAGCACTTGGCGCTGCAGCACCCGGTTTATGACAAACAGGTACCGGTGATTCTGGGCGATCACGTGTCTACCGATGCAGGTACCGGCGCCGTTCACACCGCGCCAGACCACGGTATGGAAGACTTTGTGGTGGGCAAAATCTACGGCATTGGCACCCTGAATATGGTTCAGGCCGATGGCACCTACACCAGCGCTACCGGCGAGTTCGCCGGCGTTCACGTCTACAAGGCTGATGACCCGGTCTGCGACGCGCTGACCCGCGAAGGCAAACTGGTACGCAAAGAAAAGTTCCGCCACAGCTTTCCCCATTGCTGGCGCACCAAAACACCGCTGATTTACCGCGCCACACCGCAGTGGTTTATCAGCATGGAAAAAGAAAACCTGCGCGCCGACGCTCTGGAAGCGATTAAGGGCGTGCGTTGGGTGCCCACCTGGGGTCAGAACCGCATCGAAGCCATGGTGGGCCAGTCGCCGGACTGGTGCGTATCGCGCCAGCGCACCTGGGGCGTGCCGATTACCCTGTTTATCCACAAAGAAACCCAAGATTTGCACCCGAACACCCAGAGCCTGGTCGAAAAAGTGGCTCAGGCTATCGAGATCGATGGCATTGATGCCTGGTATGACCTGGATGCCCGCGAGCTTCTGGGCGACGACGCCGACCACTACGAAAAAGTGTTGGACACTCTGGACGTATGGTTTGATTCCGGCGTGACCCACGAATCGGTTTTGCGGGTACGCGAAGAGCTGGGCCAGTTCCCGGCCGATTTGTATCTGGAAGGTTCTGACCAGCACCGTGGCTGGTTTCAATCGTCCCTGAAGACCTCCATCGCCATCAATGGCGTGGCACCGTACAAACAGGTGCTAACCCACGGCTTTACCGTGGATGGCAAGGGTTACAAAATGTCCAAATCCTTGGGCAACGTGATCGCGCCGCAAGAGGTCACGAACGATCTGGGCGCCGACATCCTGCGCCTGTGGGTAGCAGCCACCGATTACAGCGGTGAAATGACCGTCTCCAAAGATATTCTGCGTCAGAGCGCCGACGGCTATCGCCGCATCCGCAACACCGCGCGCTTCCTGATGAGCAACCTGACCGGCTTCGAGCCAGCCAAGCACACGGTGGCCCCGGCCGACATGATGGCGCTGGACCGCTGGATGGTAGATCGCGCACTGCAATTGCAGAGCGAAATCCAAGAAGACTATGAAAACTACGCCTTCCTGCGGATTTACCAGAAAGTGTACAACTTTTGCGAATCCACTTTGGGCGGCTTTTACCTCGACATCATCAAAGATCGCCAGTACACCACCCAGGCTGACAGCCTGGCGCGGCGTTCGTGCCAGACCGCGCTCTACCATGTGGCCGAAGCGCTGGTGCGCTGGATTGCGCCGATTTTGAGCTTTACCGCCGATGAAATCTGGCAGCACCTGCCGGGCGAACGCGGCGACACCGTATTCTACGAAACCTGGTACCAAGGCCTGAGCGAAATGCCGCAAAGCGTAGAGCTGGGACGTAATTACTGGCGTGACATTTTCGCCGTAAAAGAAGCGGTGAACAAACGGCTGGAAGATGCCCGCAAGCAAGGCGTTATCAAGGGCTCCCTGAGCGCCGAGGTGACGCTGTTCTGCGATGGCGAGCTGGCTGAAAAACTAAAACACCTGGGCGAAGAATTGCGCTTTGTGCTGATCACTTCGGAAGCTGACGTGAAGCCGGTAAGCGAGGCGGTTGACGCCGAACAAACCGGTTATGAAGGGCTGTGGGTGCAGGTGCGCCCCGCCAGTAATACTAAATGCGAGCGCTGCTGGCACCACCGCGCCGACGTGGGCAGCCACGCAGAACACCCCGATTTGTGCGGCCGCTGTGTTACCAACGTGTATGGCCCGGGTGAAACCCGCGCCTTCGCCTGA